A window from Mycolicibacterium tokaiense encodes these proteins:
- a CDS encoding TetR/AcrR family transcriptional regulator — protein MGVGRLGGRRRAPRGSGELLRDEILDAATELLLTAGHARDVSIRAVAERAGVTSPSIYLHFADKDTLLDAVCARYFEKLDEEMQSAAAGQNSTLEILRAQGLAYVRLATQTPELYRIATMGEGRPGSAVDETLVSAAFGHIRDSVQRLMDEGIYAREDPTAAALELWTAAHGVVALLIAKPYLPFGDIDVFADRVFSALCTGRMVAGIVGPESTPAQTVDWLMGRS, from the coding sequence ATGGGCGTCGGTCGGCTGGGCGGGCGCCGCCGCGCGCCGCGTGGCTCCGGTGAGCTGCTGCGTGATGAGATTCTCGACGCAGCCACCGAGCTGCTGCTGACCGCGGGCCATGCGCGCGACGTGTCCATCCGGGCGGTCGCTGAACGCGCCGGGGTGACGTCCCCGTCGATCTATCTGCATTTCGCGGACAAGGACACGCTGCTGGATGCGGTCTGTGCCCGCTACTTCGAGAAACTCGACGAGGAGATGCAATCCGCCGCCGCGGGGCAGAACAGCACGCTGGAGATCCTGCGCGCCCAGGGTCTGGCCTACGTGCGGCTGGCCACCCAGACCCCCGAGCTGTACCGCATCGCCACGATGGGTGAGGGCCGCCCCGGTAGCGCGGTGGACGAAACGCTGGTCAGCGCGGCCTTCGGGCACATCCGCGACTCGGTGCAACGGCTGATGGACGAGGGCATCTACGCCCGCGAGGATCCCACCGCGGCGGCACTGGAGCTGTGGACCGCCGCGCACGGCGTGGTGGCGCTGCTGATCGCCAAGCCCTACCTGCCGTTCGGCGACATCGACGTGTTCGCCGACCGGGTGTTCAGCGCGCTGTGCACGGGCAGGATGGTGGCGGGCATAGTGGGACCCGAATCGACACCGGCGCAGACGGTGGACTGGCTGATGGGACGGTCGTGA
- a CDS encoding DUF485 domain-containing protein, with protein MRNTIDQSGAPAVPTTDSRPAPTGQEFIAMQASPEFQELRSRLRRFVFPMTAFFLVWYGLYVLLGAFAHDFMATKVFGDVNVGLLIGLGQFLTTFVITGLYVRFANRELDPRAAAIREELEGPVQ; from the coding sequence ATGCGGAACACAATCGACCAGTCAGGAGCACCCGCAGTGCCCACCACTGATAGCAGGCCGGCGCCGACCGGCCAAGAATTCATCGCCATGCAGGCGAGCCCTGAATTCCAGGAGCTGCGCAGCAGATTGCGCCGGTTCGTCTTCCCGATGACGGCGTTCTTCCTCGTCTGGTACGGCCTCTACGTACTGCTGGGCGCCTTCGCCCACGATTTCATGGCCACCAAGGTGTTCGGCGACGTCAACGTCGGACTGCTGATCGGCCTCGGACAGTTCCTGACCACCTTCGTGATCACCGGTCTGTACGTGCGGTTCGCCAACCGTGAGCTGGATCCGCGCGCCGCCGCCATTCGCGAAGAGCTGGAAGGGCCGGTCCAGTGA
- a CDS encoding class I SAM-dependent methyltransferase: protein MDNPFFARLWTAISAHEPESITRLRRENLAGLSGRVLEVGAGTGTNFALYPPTVTEVVALEPEPRLAAVARTAAASVPVDVREQTIEEMGPETFDAVVCSLVLCSVDSPEDVLRQLFSQLRPGGELRYLEHVAVTGPRGALQRAADATVWPRILGNCHTHRDTELTIRATGFAVRNARREAMLPAWVPLPTSEVALGRACRP from the coding sequence ATGGACAATCCATTCTTCGCACGGTTGTGGACGGCGATCTCGGCACACGAACCGGAGTCCATCACCAGGCTGCGGCGGGAGAACCTGGCCGGGCTCAGCGGCCGGGTGCTCGAGGTGGGGGCGGGCACCGGCACCAATTTCGCCCTGTATCCGCCGACGGTCACCGAGGTGGTGGCGCTGGAACCCGAGCCGCGGCTGGCGGCGGTGGCCCGGACTGCCGCAGCCTCGGTGCCAGTGGACGTCCGCGAGCAGACCATCGAGGAGATGGGCCCGGAGACCTTCGACGCCGTGGTGTGCTCACTGGTGTTGTGTTCCGTCGACTCACCAGAAGATGTTCTGCGGCAATTGTTCTCGCAGCTGCGCCCCGGCGGTGAGTTGCGCTATCTGGAGCACGTGGCCGTGACCGGCCCGCGCGGCGCTCTGCAGCGCGCGGCCGACGCCACCGTGTGGCCGCGGATTCTGGGTAACTGCCACACCCACCGCGACACCGAACTCACCATCCGCGCCACCGGCTTCGCCGTACGCAACGCCCGCCGCGAGGCGATGCTGCCGGCGTGGGTGCCGTTACCGACCTCGGAAGTCGCCCTAGGACGTGCGTGCCGCCCGTAG
- a CDS encoding solute symporter family protein has translation MAIFGLFVVVTMVVVIRASKKNATAAEFFTGGRGFSGPQNGVAIAGDYLSAASFLGIAGAIAVYGYDGFLYSIGFLVAWLVALLLVAELLRNTGKFTMADVLSFRLNQRPVRVAAATSTLTVSLFYLLAQMAGAGGLVALLMNINSKGGQALVIAVVGILMIVYVLVGGMKGTTWVQIIKAVLLIAGAGFMTVMVLTKFGLNFSEILSSAQTAISGATTEGVASRDVLAPGAQYGGSLTSQINFISLALALVLGTAGLPHVLMRFYTVPTAKEARRSVVWAIALIGAFYLFTLVLGYGAAALVGPDRILGAAGGVNSAAPLLALELGGVVLLGIISAVAFATILAVVAGLTITASASFAHDIYASVLKSHKVTEDEQVKVSRITAVVLGVLAIGLGILANGQNVAFLVALAFAIAAAANLPTIVYSLYWKRFNTRGALWSMYGGLISTLVLIVFSPAVSGAKTSMISSADFSWFPLANPGIVSIPLAFLLGIIGTLTSKDTGDPAVNAEMEVRSLTGVGAEKAVAH, from the coding sequence ATGGCCATCTTCGGCCTCTTCGTCGTCGTGACGATGGTCGTGGTGATACGGGCCAGCAAGAAGAACGCCACCGCCGCCGAGTTCTTCACCGGCGGCCGCGGCTTCTCGGGTCCGCAGAACGGCGTGGCCATCGCCGGTGACTACCTGTCGGCAGCCAGCTTCCTCGGCATCGCCGGCGCCATCGCGGTCTACGGGTACGACGGCTTCCTCTACTCCATCGGGTTCCTGGTGGCGTGGCTGGTGGCGCTGCTGCTGGTGGCCGAATTACTGCGCAACACCGGCAAATTCACCATGGCGGACGTGCTGAGCTTCCGGCTCAACCAACGCCCGGTCCGGGTGGCGGCCGCGACCTCGACGCTCACCGTCTCGCTGTTCTACCTGCTGGCCCAGATGGCCGGCGCCGGTGGCCTGGTGGCCCTGCTGATGAACATCAACAGCAAGGGCGGCCAAGCTCTCGTCATCGCCGTGGTCGGCATCCTGATGATCGTCTACGTCCTGGTCGGCGGCATGAAGGGCACCACCTGGGTCCAGATCATCAAGGCCGTACTGCTGATCGCCGGCGCCGGCTTCATGACGGTGATGGTGCTGACCAAGTTCGGGCTGAACTTCTCCGAGATCCTCTCCTCCGCCCAGACTGCCATCTCCGGCGCGACCACCGAAGGTGTGGCCAGCCGCGACGTGTTGGCTCCCGGTGCGCAGTACGGCGGATCGCTGACCAGCCAGATCAACTTCATCTCACTGGCGCTCGCGCTGGTGCTCGGCACCGCCGGCCTGCCGCACGTGTTGATGCGGTTCTACACCGTGCCCACCGCCAAGGAAGCGCGTCGCAGCGTGGTGTGGGCCATCGCGCTGATCGGCGCCTTCTACCTGTTCACCCTGGTGCTCGGCTACGGTGCCGCAGCGCTGGTGGGCCCCGACCGCATCCTCGGCGCCGCCGGCGGCGTGAACTCCGCCGCGCCGCTGCTGGCTCTGGAGCTGGGCGGTGTGGTGTTGCTCGGCATCATCTCCGCGGTGGCCTTCGCCACCATCCTGGCGGTGGTCGCGGGGCTGACCATCACCGCCTCGGCGTCGTTCGCCCACGACATCTACGCCTCGGTGCTCAAGTCGCACAAGGTGACCGAGGACGAGCAGGTGAAGGTCTCGCGGATCACCGCGGTGGTGCTGGGTGTGCTGGCCATCGGGCTGGGCATCCTGGCCAACGGTCAGAACGTGGCGTTCCTGGTGGCCCTGGCCTTCGCCATCGCCGCGGCGGCCAACCTCCCGACCATCGTCTACTCGCTGTACTGGAAGCGGTTCAACACCCGCGGTGCACTGTGGAGCATGTACGGCGGCCTGATCTCCACGCTGGTGCTCATCGTCTTCTCCCCCGCCGTGTCGGGTGCGAAAACATCGATGATTTCGAGTGCGGACTTCTCCTGGTTCCCGTTGGCCAATCCCGGCATCGTGTCGATCCCGCTGGCGTTCCTGTTGGGCATCATCGGCACGCTGACGTCGAAGGACACCGGCGATCCGGCGGTCAATGCGGAGATGGAGGTGCGGTCGCTGACCGGTGTCGGCGCGGAAAAGGCGGTAGCGCACTAG
- a CDS encoding GntR family transcriptional regulator, translated as MELGEWLRVDQRAAKPLFEQLRTQMIDGIRDGRLPPGTRLPTVRELAGELGLAVNTVARAYRELEAAGIVETRGRFGSFVARADPADAAMAAAAHTYAQTARTLGLDKLAALRYLELAFE; from the coding sequence GTGGAGTTGGGGGAATGGCTGCGCGTTGACCAGCGGGCGGCAAAACCGCTGTTCGAACAGTTGCGGACACAGATGATCGACGGGATCCGAGACGGCCGGTTGCCGCCGGGTACCCGGCTGCCGACGGTGCGCGAACTCGCCGGAGAGCTCGGCCTGGCCGTCAACACGGTGGCCAGGGCGTACCGGGAGCTGGAAGCGGCGGGCATCGTTGAAACCCGAGGCCGCTTCGGCAGTTTCGTGGCCCGGGCGGATCCCGCGGATGCGGCGATGGCGGCGGCCGCGCACACCTACGCCCAGACTGCGCGCACCCTGGGCCTGGACAAGCTCGCCGCCCTGCGGTATCTCGAGCTGGCGTTCGAGTGA
- a CDS encoding MFS transporter, which yields MSTLQEEKTLITGRFGFVLLTYALTAVMVGATLPTPMYELYSERMQFSVLTTTVVFATYAGAVLAALLLFGRWSDVLGRRPVLLAGIGFAVASSVVFLFADSVPTLLLGRVLSGLSVGVFTGTATAAILEAAPPQWKPRAAAVATVANLGGLGLGPVVAGVLVQYGPAPLHLSFAVHLVLVAAAAVAVWRAPETSERSGRLGTQRLAVPPQTRTVFVVAATAAFAGFAVNALFASVAPTFVADLMGIGNHAIAGAVAGLMVLTAAATQPLALRVSPARSVAVGSAMLVVAMVMLNVALHYTSLAGLIAAAVMGGAGQGLSFGRGLAAIFELTPADRRAEVSSAYFLVAYVALSVPVIGMGAAAQRWGLQTAGEVFAVIVGLLAVACLAAILRLGRARNR from the coding sequence GTGTCGACACTGCAGGAAGAGAAGACCCTCATCACCGGACGCTTCGGTTTTGTCCTGCTGACGTATGCGCTGACGGCGGTCATGGTGGGGGCGACCCTGCCCACACCGATGTACGAGCTGTACTCCGAGCGCATGCAGTTCTCGGTGCTCACCACGACGGTGGTCTTCGCGACGTACGCCGGCGCGGTGCTGGCCGCCTTGCTGCTGTTCGGCCGCTGGTCCGACGTGCTGGGCCGCAGGCCCGTGCTGCTGGCGGGCATCGGGTTCGCGGTGGCCAGCTCGGTGGTGTTCCTGTTCGCCGACTCGGTGCCCACGCTGCTGCTGGGCCGGGTGCTCTCCGGGCTGTCGGTGGGTGTGTTCACCGGCACCGCCACCGCGGCCATCCTCGAAGCCGCCCCACCGCAGTGGAAACCGCGGGCCGCGGCCGTGGCCACCGTGGCAAACCTCGGCGGGCTCGGGCTCGGCCCGGTGGTGGCCGGTGTGCTGGTGCAGTACGGCCCGGCACCACTGCACCTCAGCTTCGCCGTGCACCTGGTGCTGGTGGCCGCCGCGGCGGTGGCGGTGTGGCGGGCACCGGAGACCTCCGAACGCAGCGGACGCCTCGGCACGCAGCGGCTGGCGGTGCCGCCGCAGACGCGGACGGTGTTCGTGGTCGCGGCCACCGCCGCCTTCGCCGGTTTCGCCGTCAACGCCTTGTTCGCCTCCGTCGCACCCACTTTCGTCGCCGACCTGATGGGCATCGGCAATCACGCCATCGCCGGGGCCGTCGCCGGGCTGATGGTCCTGACCGCTGCCGCCACCCAACCGCTGGCACTGCGGGTGTCGCCGGCCCGTTCGGTCGCCGTCGGCAGCGCCATGCTGGTGGTGGCCATGGTGATGCTGAACGTCGCCTTGCACTACACGTCGCTGGCCGGACTGATCGCCGCCGCGGTGATGGGCGGAGCCGGTCAGGGGTTGAGCTTCGGTCGCGGGCTGGCGGCGATCTTCGAGCTCACCCCCGCTGATCGCCGCGCCGAGGTCAGCTCGGCCTACTTCCTGGTGGCCTATGTCGCGCTGTCGGTGCCCGTCATCGGCATGGGCGCCGCGGCCCAGCGCTGGGGGCTGCAGACCGCGGGCGAGGTGTTCGCCGTGATCGTCGGGCTGCTCGCGGTGGCCTGCCTGGCCGCCATCCTGCGTCTTGGGCGCGCGCGTAACCGCTGA
- a CDS encoding DoxX family protein: MDDDIEIRTNPATSDFGVLILRIGAGAAVIQAGALKALDFGTVVDFMSQAGWSPATLAATMVMSTELLGGLALLLGVLTPVAACAVSSAMMCAWAADVAGDAFWANPFNVPFLLAIAAIAVLFTGGGRFSLDQLLWLRAQWPTVIPVVLLVLAIGAAVATWWLLNGENPLHLTKP; encoded by the coding sequence ATGGACGACGACATCGAGATCCGCACCAACCCGGCGACCAGTGACTTCGGTGTCCTGATCCTGCGCATCGGCGCGGGGGCTGCCGTGATCCAGGCCGGCGCCCTCAAGGCCCTCGACTTCGGAACCGTCGTCGACTTCATGAGCCAGGCCGGATGGAGCCCGGCGACGCTGGCCGCGACCATGGTGATGTCCACCGAGTTGCTGGGCGGGCTGGCCCTGCTCCTGGGCGTGCTGACGCCGGTGGCGGCGTGCGCGGTGAGCTCGGCGATGATGTGCGCCTGGGCGGCCGACGTGGCCGGAGACGCATTCTGGGCCAACCCGTTCAATGTGCCGTTTCTGCTGGCCATCGCCGCGATCGCGGTGCTGTTCACCGGTGGCGGGCGGTTCTCGCTGGATCAGTTGTTGTGGTTGCGGGCGCAGTGGCCGACGGTGATCCCGGTGGTGCTGCTGGTGCTGGCCATCGGCGCGGCGGTGGCGACCTGGTGGCTGCTCAACGGGGAGAACCCGCTGCACCTCACCAAACCCTGA
- a CDS encoding MMPL family transporter — MLHRIALLAIAAPRRILALALLLMVAAAVFGVPVTKSLSAGGFQDPTSESAQATQLLTDTFKVGDMQLILSISGPGGADDPAARAVGQDIVDVIEASPHAAGVQSAWTSPPAVAKDLVNRDKSAGLVVAGLFGGENNAQKYAESLMDTINADVLPQHPDVTVTTGGSAIVYSQINTQTEHDLLRMESIAMPLSFLVLVWVFGGLLTAAVPMAVGALAIVGSMAVLRGITFFTDVSIFALNLSIAMGLALAIDYTLLIISRYRDELADGVDPHQALVRTMVTAGRTVLFSAVTVALSMSAMVLFPMYFLKSFAYAGIATVAFAAFAAIVVTPAAIVVMGDKIDAFDVRRLLRRVLRRPEPVPTPITEHFWYRSTKAVMKRALLIGVAGVAFLLLLGVPFLGVKWGMPDDRVLPASASAHQVGDQLREDFAINSDTAVTVVLPDVSGLNPPDLEGYAAALSQVADVTGVSVPTGSFVDGRKVGPPEAGAGFADGRAYLTVGSSAPLFSDASAQQLQELHRVPTPGDRQVQFTGIAQANSDTVDAIMERLPLVLGIIAVITFALLFLLTGSVVLPFKALVLNVLSLTAAFGALVWIFQDGHFNALGTTSTGTLVANMPVLLFCIAFGLSMDYEVFLISRIREYWLESGQTHADVDESVALGLARTARVITAAALVMSISFAALIAAQVSFMRMFGLGLTLAVLVDATLVRMMLVPAFMHVLGRWNWWAPRPLVALHKKIGISESGSPVPVPAPAEPGRD; from the coding sequence GTGCTGCACCGCATCGCCCTGCTGGCCATCGCCGCTCCTCGGCGAATCCTTGCCCTTGCGCTCCTGCTGATGGTCGCCGCCGCAGTGTTCGGTGTCCCGGTCACCAAGAGCCTGTCGGCCGGCGGCTTCCAGGACCCTACGTCGGAGTCGGCGCAGGCGACCCAGCTGCTGACCGACACCTTCAAGGTGGGCGACATGCAGCTGATCCTCAGTATCAGCGGACCCGGCGGCGCCGACGATCCGGCCGCCCGCGCCGTCGGGCAGGACATCGTCGATGTCATCGAGGCCTCGCCGCACGCCGCCGGCGTGCAGTCGGCGTGGACGTCTCCGCCGGCAGTGGCCAAGGACCTGGTGAACCGGGACAAGTCCGCGGGCCTGGTGGTCGCGGGCCTGTTCGGCGGTGAGAACAATGCCCAGAAGTATGCCGAGTCGCTGATGGACACCATCAACGCCGACGTCCTGCCCCAGCACCCGGACGTGACCGTCACCACCGGCGGGTCCGCCATCGTCTACTCGCAGATCAATACGCAGACCGAACACGACCTGCTGCGGATGGAATCCATCGCGATGCCGCTGAGCTTCCTGGTGTTGGTCTGGGTGTTCGGCGGCCTGCTGACCGCGGCCGTGCCGATGGCCGTCGGCGCCCTGGCGATCGTCGGCTCCATGGCGGTGCTGCGCGGCATCACCTTCTTCACCGACGTCTCGATCTTCGCGCTCAATCTCTCTATCGCGATGGGGTTGGCGCTGGCCATCGACTACACCCTGCTGATCATCAGCCGCTACCGCGACGAACTGGCAGACGGGGTGGACCCGCATCAGGCGCTGGTGCGCACCATGGTCACCGCCGGGCGCACCGTGCTGTTCTCGGCGGTGACGGTCGCGTTGTCGATGTCGGCGATGGTCCTGTTCCCGATGTACTTCCTGAAGTCGTTCGCCTACGCCGGCATCGCGACGGTGGCTTTTGCCGCCTTCGCGGCCATCGTGGTGACCCCGGCGGCCATCGTGGTGATGGGCGACAAGATCGACGCCTTCGACGTGCGACGGCTGCTGCGCCGGGTGTTGCGCCGCCCCGAACCGGTGCCCACCCCGATCACCGAGCACTTCTGGTACCGCTCGACCAAGGCCGTGATGAAACGGGCCCTGCTGATCGGCGTAGCGGGCGTCGCGTTTCTGCTGCTGCTCGGGGTGCCGTTCCTCGGCGTCAAGTGGGGCATGCCCGATGACCGGGTGCTGCCGGCGTCGGCCTCGGCTCACCAGGTGGGCGATCAACTGCGCGAGGACTTCGCCATCAACTCCGACACGGCGGTCACCGTCGTGCTGCCCGACGTCTCGGGGCTCAACCCGCCGGACCTCGAGGGCTACGCCGCCGCCCTGTCGCAGGTGGCTGATGTGACCGGGGTGAGCGTGCCGACGGGCAGCTTCGTCGATGGCCGCAAGGTCGGGCCGCCCGAGGCGGGCGCCGGATTCGCCGACGGACGCGCGTACCTGACAGTGGGCAGTTCTGCGCCGCTGTTCTCCGACGCCTCGGCCCAACAGCTGCAGGAGTTGCACCGGGTGCCGACTCCGGGTGACCGGCAGGTGCAGTTCACCGGTATCGCGCAGGCCAACTCCGACACCGTGGACGCAATCATGGAGCGGCTGCCGCTGGTGCTGGGCATCATCGCGGTGATCACCTTCGCGTTGCTGTTCCTACTGACCGGCAGCGTGGTGCTCCCGTTCAAAGCCCTTGTGCTCAACGTTCTTTCGCTCACGGCGGCGTTCGGCGCACTGGTCTGGATCTTCCAGGACGGGCACTTCAACGCCCTCGGCACCACCTCGACGGGCACGTTGGTGGCCAACATGCCGGTGCTGCTGTTCTGCATCGCCTTCGGTCTGTCGATGGACTACGAGGTGTTCCTGATCTCCCGGATCCGCGAGTACTGGCTGGAGAGCGGACAGACCCACGCCGACGTGGACGAGAGTGTGGCGCTCGGGCTGGCCCGCACCGCTCGGGTGATCACGGCCGCCGCGCTGGTCATGTCCATTTCGTTCGCCGCGCTGATCGCCGCGCAGGTGTCGTTCATGCGGATGTTCGGGTTGGGGCTGACGCTGGCGGTGCTGGTGGACGCGACCCTGGTGCGCATGATGCTGGTTCCGGCGTTCATGCATGTGCTCGGCCGATGGAACTGGTGGGCACCGCGGCCGCTGGTGGCGCTGCACAAGAAAATCGGGATCAGTGAATCGGGCTCACCGGTTCCGGTGCCTGCCCCGGCGGAACCGGGCAGGGATTAG
- a CDS encoding GNAT family N-acetyltransferase, producing the protein MHESPTPLQFIAIAQDDPRAAPLLDALTFEYNSRYGAGLPAEYRDMRAYPAEEFAPPGGALILALLDGITVAGGAFRRYDETTAELKRIWTASEHRQRGYGRLVVAELERLARQRGYRRVYLTTGPSQPEAVALYLAAGYRPLYDRSLPSLEVGAHPFEKDLVDPA; encoded by the coding sequence GTGCACGAATCCCCCACACCGTTGCAGTTCATCGCCATCGCCCAGGATGATCCCCGAGCCGCACCGCTGCTCGATGCGCTGACCTTCGAATACAACTCCCGGTACGGAGCCGGATTGCCCGCCGAGTACCGGGACATGCGGGCCTATCCGGCCGAGGAGTTCGCGCCGCCCGGTGGGGCACTGATCCTGGCGTTGCTGGACGGAATCACCGTGGCAGGCGGCGCGTTTCGCCGCTACGACGAGACGACGGCGGAGCTCAAGCGGATCTGGACGGCCTCCGAACACCGGCAGCGCGGGTACGGCAGACTCGTGGTGGCCGAACTGGAACGCCTCGCCCGGCAGCGCGGTTATCGCCGCGTCTATCTGACCACCGGTCCGAGCCAGCCGGAGGCGGTGGCCTTGTACCTGGCGGCCGGCTACCGGCCGCTGTACGACCGGTCACTGCCCAGCCTCGAGGTGGGCGCGCACCCGTTCGAGAAGGATCTGGTGGACCCGGCCTGA
- a CDS encoding DUF5302 domain-containing protein, translating to MAEEAVPEDDTKRKFREALERKKAKSGSGAEHRDGGAKQAKQHGPVENRREFRRKSG from the coding sequence ATGGCCGAGGAAGCAGTCCCCGAGGACGACACGAAGCGCAAGTTCCGGGAGGCTCTGGAGCGGAAGAAGGCGAAGTCCGGTTCGGGTGCCGAGCACCGCGACGGCGGAGCCAAGCAGGCCAAGCAGCACGGCCCGGTGGAGAACCGCCGGGAGTTCCGGCGCAAGAGCGGCTGA
- a CDS encoding PPOX class F420-dependent oxidoreductase — protein MARQVFDDKLLALISGNSLGVLATIKRDGRPQLSNVSYWFDARAVALQVSVTEPRAKTRNLRRDARASILVSSDDGWSYAVAEGDAELTPPAADAGDETVEALITLYRNIAGEHPDWDEYRDAMVTDRRVVLTLPIAHLYGMPPGVR, from the coding sequence ATGGCCCGACAGGTTTTCGACGACAAGCTCCTTGCCCTGATCAGCGGCAACTCGCTGGGAGTGCTGGCGACGATCAAACGTGACGGTCGACCACAGCTGTCCAACGTGTCGTACTGGTTCGATGCCCGCGCGGTGGCGTTGCAGGTGTCGGTCACCGAACCCCGCGCCAAGACCCGCAATCTGCGACGTGATGCCCGGGCCTCGATCCTGGTGAGCTCCGATGACGGATGGTCCTACGCCGTCGCCGAAGGTGATGCCGAATTGACCCCACCGGCGGCCGACGCGGGAGACGAGACCGTGGAAGCGCTGATCACGCTGTATCGCAACATTGCCGGGGAGCACCCGGACTGGGACGAATACCGCGACGCCATGGTGACCGACCGGCGGGTGGTGCTGACCCTGCCCATCGCGCACCTGTACGGCATGCCGCCGGGTGTGCGCTGA
- a CDS encoding class I SAM-dependent methyltransferase: protein MNESTRHKAELSGVSETALLTLAVRASEARRPDGLIDDPVAVRLLDSLDVDWAKFGQTGRQDMAIRAKGFDLATADYLRLHPEATVVALAEGLQTSFWRLDAALPDARFRWLTVDLPPIVEIREQLLPASPRITTRAQSALEYSWMDAVDTRDGVFITAEGLLMYLQPDEALGLITECARRFPGGRMVFDLAPPWFAALASKGRLRPSRRYVMPAMPFARTVRQVADLTSAIPGVTAVHDLPTPKGRGVLMNAVITTIFNNRVFDPIRPSYTLLEFG, encoded by the coding sequence ATGAACGAGAGCACCAGGCACAAGGCCGAACTCAGCGGAGTCTCTGAGACCGCCCTGCTCACCCTCGCCGTGCGGGCCAGCGAAGCGCGCCGCCCCGACGGGCTGATCGACGACCCCGTAGCGGTGCGCCTGCTGGACTCCCTCGACGTCGACTGGGCCAAGTTCGGGCAGACCGGCCGCCAGGACATGGCCATCCGGGCCAAGGGCTTCGACCTGGCCACCGCCGACTATCTGCGCCTTCATCCCGAGGCCACCGTGGTGGCGCTGGCCGAAGGCCTGCAGACCAGCTTCTGGCGCCTGGACGCCGCCCTGCCCGACGCGCGGTTCCGTTGGCTGACAGTCGATCTGCCGCCGATCGTGGAGATCCGTGAGCAGTTGCTGCCCGCCTCGCCGCGGATCACCACCAGGGCACAGTCCGCCCTGGAGTACAGCTGGATGGACGCGGTGGACACCCGCGACGGTGTGTTCATCACCGCCGAGGGCCTGTTGATGTATCTGCAGCCCGACGAAGCGCTGGGGTTGATCACCGAATGCGCCCGCCGTTTCCCGGGTGGCCGGATGGTGTTCGACCTGGCGCCGCCGTGGTTCGCCGCCCTCGCAAGCAAGGGCCGGCTGCGCCCGTCGCGCCGCTACGTCATGCCCGCGATGCCGTTCGCGCGGACGGTCCGCCAGGTGGCGGACCTGACCTCCGCCATTCCCGGGGTCACCGCGGTGCACGACCTGCCGACCCCGAAGGGGCGCGGCGTGCTGATGAACGCCGTGATCACCACGATCTTCAACAATCGTGTGTTCGACCCGATCCGTCCGTCGTACACCCTGCTCGAATTCGGCTAG
- a CDS encoding NAD-dependent deacylase has translation MRITVLSGAGISAESGVPTFRDDKLGLWAKYDPYELSSTQGWQEHPERVWAWYLWRHHLVKQVQPNDGHRAVAHWQDIAGVEQVSVVTQNVDNLHERAGSRPVHHLHGNLFEFRCDSCDAVYNGPLQEVPEPVLELTPPTCACGGLIRPAIVWFGEGLPDGPWNAAVAAAAAADILVVVGTSAVVYPAAGLPEYALAQGAVVVEVNPEETPLSSSATVTVRESAGTALPTLLQRLPELLRAARTS, from the coding sequence GTGCGCATAACAGTGCTCAGCGGCGCGGGCATCTCCGCCGAGAGCGGGGTCCCGACGTTTCGTGACGACAAACTGGGCCTGTGGGCGAAGTACGACCCCTACGAACTGTCCTCCACCCAGGGCTGGCAGGAGCATCCGGAGCGGGTCTGGGCGTGGTATCTGTGGCGTCACCACCTGGTCAAACAGGTCCAGCCGAACGACGGTCACCGGGCCGTGGCGCACTGGCAGGACATCGCCGGCGTCGAGCAGGTCAGCGTCGTCACCCAGAACGTCGACAACCTGCACGAGCGGGCGGGTAGCCGACCGGTGCACCATCTGCACGGCAATCTCTTCGAATTTCGTTGTGACAGTTGCGATGCCGTGTACAACGGCCCGCTCCAGGAAGTGCCCGAGCCGGTACTGGAGCTGACGCCGCCCACCTGTGCGTGCGGCGGTCTGATCCGTCCGGCCATCGTGTGGTTCGGCGAGGGCCTGCCCGACGGGCCGTGGAATGCCGCCGTGGCGGCCGCCGCGGCCGCCGACATCCTGGTGGTGGTCGGCACCTCGGCGGTGGTCTACCCCGCCGCAGGGCTCCCGGAGTACGCCCTGGCCCAAGGCGCGGTGGTGGTAGAGGTCAACCCGGAGGAGACACCGCTGTCGAGCAGCGCGACGGTGACGGTGCGCGAGAGCGCCGGCACCGCCTTACCCACCCTGCTGCAGCGATTGCCCGAACTGCTACGGGCGGCACGCACGTCCTAG